One part of the Streptomyces lydicus genome encodes these proteins:
- a CDS encoding amidohydrolase family protein, translating into MADGDGQVGAFWRQLGLPGLIDVHTHFMPERVLAKVWAYFDSAGPLVGRTWPIAYRFEEDERLRVLRGFGVRAFTSMVYPHKPGMAQWLNGWAADFAARTPDCLRTATFFPEDGAEAYVRAEIEDGARVFKAHVQVGAYDPAGARLDAVWGALAEAGVPVVIHCGSGPAPGKHTGPEPIGRVLARHPRLRLIIAHMGMPEYADFLDLAQRYPGVHLDTTMAFTDFSERDAPFPRAERGRLAELGDRVLFGSDFPNIPYGYAHALEALTRLEMGEGWLRGVCYGNAARLFGV; encoded by the coding sequence GTGGCGGACGGTGACGGTCAGGTCGGCGCGTTCTGGCGGCAGTTGGGGCTGCCGGGGCTGATCGATGTGCATACGCATTTCATGCCGGAACGGGTGCTGGCGAAGGTCTGGGCGTACTTCGACTCCGCCGGGCCGCTGGTGGGCCGGACGTGGCCGATCGCGTACCGCTTCGAGGAGGACGAGCGGCTGCGGGTGCTGCGCGGCTTCGGCGTGCGGGCGTTCACGTCGATGGTCTATCCCCACAAGCCGGGGATGGCGCAGTGGCTGAACGGCTGGGCGGCCGACTTCGCGGCCCGTACGCCGGACTGCCTGCGGACCGCGACCTTCTTCCCCGAGGACGGTGCCGAGGCGTATGTGCGGGCCGAGATCGAGGACGGCGCACGGGTCTTCAAGGCACATGTGCAGGTGGGGGCGTACGACCCGGCCGGCGCGCGGCTCGACGCGGTGTGGGGCGCCCTCGCGGAGGCGGGCGTGCCGGTGGTCATCCACTGCGGCTCGGGGCCCGCACCGGGCAAGCACACCGGTCCCGAGCCGATCGGCCGGGTGCTGGCCCGCCACCCCCGACTGCGGCTGATCATCGCGCACATGGGCATGCCGGAGTACGCCGACTTCCTCGACCTCGCGCAGCGCTATCCGGGCGTGCACCTCGACACGACGATGGCCTTCACGGACTTCTCCGAACGGGACGCGCCGTTCCCCCGGGCGGAACGCGGCCGGCTCGCGGAACTCGGCGACCGGGTGCTGTTCGGCAGCGACTTCCCCAACATCCCCTACGGGTACGCCCATGCGCTGGAGGCGCTGACCCGGCTGGAGATGGGTGAGGGGTGGCTGCGGGGGGTCTGTTACGGGAACGCGGCGCGGCTGTTCGGGGTGTGA
- a CDS encoding DUF2797 domain-containing protein, protein MLPAGKALAFAAQGERRCLGVRRAGRWIVCPYAAELDGASARDQCARCAQLDRSRSVAADTMADDPRPYGVYLAYFGPGLLKVGITAAERGPARLVEQGAVAYAWLGRGPLMAARRAEALLGSALAVPDRFAKEAKRAARGALPPVPERIAELRRLHAAATGLAGWPETLEPAEFAAADHTELFGLDRIPGEVAELGGMTAGAEIVGEVLAGAGSDVYLRLAGEGAGGVVAVMDARVLSGWVLGTARGRVTTVPVRAGAYGAAERNGTEEGAQEGLF, encoded by the coding sequence ATGCTGCCCGCGGGCAAGGCGCTGGCGTTCGCGGCGCAGGGCGAGCGGCGCTGCCTGGGCGTGCGGCGGGCTGGCCGCTGGATCGTGTGCCCGTATGCGGCGGAGCTGGACGGGGCGAGTGCCAGGGACCAGTGCGCGCGCTGCGCGCAGTTGGACCGTTCGCGTTCGGTGGCCGCGGACACGATGGCGGACGATCCGCGTCCGTACGGTGTCTATCTCGCGTACTTCGGGCCCGGCCTGCTCAAGGTGGGGATCACGGCCGCCGAGCGGGGGCCGGCGCGCCTGGTGGAGCAGGGGGCGGTGGCCTATGCGTGGCTGGGGCGCGGGCCCCTGATGGCGGCGCGGCGGGCGGAGGCGCTGCTGGGGAGTGCGCTGGCGGTGCCCGACCGGTTCGCGAAGGAGGCGAAGCGGGCGGCGCGCGGGGCGCTGCCGCCGGTGCCGGAACGGATCGCCGAGCTGCGGCGGTTGCACGCGGCGGCCACGGGGCTGGCCGGCTGGCCGGAGACGCTGGAGCCGGCGGAGTTCGCCGCCGCGGACCATACGGAGCTGTTCGGGCTCGACCGCATTCCGGGCGAGGTGGCGGAGCTCGGTGGGATGACGGCGGGTGCGGAGATCGTGGGGGAGGTGCTGGCCGGGGCGGGGTCGGATGTGTATCTGCGGTTGGCCGGGGAGGGCGCGGGCGGGGTGGTGGCCGTGATGGATGCGCGGGTGTTGTCGGGGTGGGTCCTGGGGACGGCCCGGGGGCGGGTGACGACGGTGCCGGTACGGGCCGGCGCCTACGGGGCGGCGGAGCGGAACGGGACGGAGGAGGGGGCGCAGGAGGGGCTGTTCTGA
- a CDS encoding GlxA family transcriptional regulator yields MGGVRGIGGAGGGAGLPGGRRHRVAVLVRDGMLPIEVGIVHRIFGEARSASGERLYELVTCALRPGEVRTDTDFTVNVAHGPEALAEADTLVVPASGSDYDLGEERCAGLLSEGMADALRRIRPGTRIASICTGAFVLAAAGLLDGRRATTHWRSVDDFRRLFPGVELDPDVLYTDEGDVLTAAGVASGIDLCLHMVRCDHGAAVANDVARRTVVPPHREGGQAQYVRRPMAEPQVSSTGAARAWALEHLDRPLSLRELAARESMSVRTFTRRFREEVGISPLQWLTRQRIEHARQLLEETDLTVDRIAAEAGFGTAASLRQHLQSALGVSPRAYRSTFRGAVGEGLGLGA; encoded by the coding sequence ATGGGTGGTGTGCGGGGAATCGGTGGCGCGGGTGGCGGAGCAGGACTGCCCGGAGGGCGGCGGCACCGGGTGGCGGTGCTGGTGCGGGACGGGATGCTGCCGATCGAGGTGGGGATCGTGCACCGGATCTTCGGCGAGGCCCGGTCGGCGTCCGGGGAGCGGCTGTACGAGCTGGTGACCTGCGCGTTGCGGCCCGGTGAGGTGCGTACGGACACCGACTTCACGGTGAATGTGGCGCACGGTCCGGAGGCCCTGGCGGAGGCCGACACCCTGGTCGTACCGGCCTCCGGCAGCGACTACGACCTGGGGGAGGAGCGGTGCGCCGGCCTGCTGAGCGAGGGGATGGCCGACGCGCTGCGGCGGATCCGGCCGGGGACGCGGATCGCGTCGATCTGCACCGGGGCGTTCGTACTGGCCGCGGCCGGGCTGCTGGACGGGCGGCGGGCCACGACGCACTGGCGGTCGGTGGACGACTTCCGGCGGCTGTTCCCGGGGGTCGAGCTGGACCCGGACGTGCTCTACACGGATGAGGGGGACGTGCTGACGGCGGCCGGGGTCGCGTCGGGGATCGACCTGTGCCTGCACATGGTGCGGTGTGATCACGGGGCCGCGGTGGCCAACGACGTGGCGCGGCGGACCGTCGTGCCGCCGCACCGGGAGGGCGGCCAGGCGCAGTACGTACGGCGGCCGATGGCCGAGCCGCAGGTGTCGTCGACGGGTGCGGCGCGGGCCTGGGCGCTGGAGCACCTGGACCGGCCGCTGTCGCTGCGGGAGCTGGCGGCGCGGGAGTCGATGAGCGTACGGACCTTCACCCGGCGGTTCCGGGAGGAGGTCGGGATCTCGCCGCTGCAGTGGCTGACCCGGCAACGGATCGAGCACGCACGGCAGTTGCTGGAGGAGACGGACCTGACGGTCGACCGGATCGCGGCCGAGGCGGGCTTCGGGACGGCGGCCTCACTGCGCCAGCATCTGCAGTCGGCGCTGGGGGTGTCGCCGCGGGCCTATCGGAGCACGTTCCGGGGGGCCGTGGGGGAGGGGCTGGGGCTGGGGGCCTAG